One Lepisosteus oculatus isolate fLepOcu1 chromosome 13, fLepOcu1.hap2, whole genome shotgun sequence genomic region harbors:
- the LOC102686486 gene encoding ephrin type-B receptor 3 isoform X2, translated as MDYWVFLCSLLLPVASAVEETLMDTKWATSELAWTAHPETGWEEVSGYDEAMNPIRTYQVCNVRELNQNNWLRSDYILRKDVLRVYVEMKFTVRDCNSIPNIPGSCKETFNLFYYESDTDSATANSPFWMENPYIKVDTIAPDESFSKLESGRVNTKVRSFGPLSRNGFYLAFQDLGACMSLISVRVFYKKCSMTIANFAVFPETATGAEATSLVIAPGTCVPNALEVSVPLKLYCNGDGEWMVPVGSCTCAAGFEPAMKDTQCQACGPGTFKSRQGEGLCSPCPPNSRTSSGASTVCSCRNGYYRADSDTPDAACSTVPSAPRNVISNVNETSLVLEWSEPRDSGGRDDLFYNVICKKCQADRGMCSRCDDNVDISPRHLGLMERRVAVRNLQAHTQYSFEIQAVNGVSSKSPYSPQYAIVNITTNQAAPSAVPTVHLMGATASTMSLSWLPPERPNGIILDYEIKYHEKGQGGAIAHTMTAQRSSARVEGLKPGTPYVVQVRARTVAGYGRYSSPADFSTNLQNDPEKSLQEQLPLIVGSATAGLVFIIAVVVIAIVCLRKQRNGSESEYTEKLQQYITPGMKVYIDPFTYEDPNEAVREFAKEIDISCVKIEEVIGAGEFGEVCRGRLKLPGRREIIVAIKTLKAGYTERQRRDFLSEASIMGQFDHPNIIRLEGVVTKSRPVMIVTEFMENGALDSFLRLNDGQFTVIQLVGMLRGIAAGMKYLSDMNYVHRDLAARNILVNSNLVCKVSDFGLSRFLEDDPTDPTYTSSLGGKIPIRWTAPEAIAYRKFTSASDVWSYGIVMWEVMSYGERPYWDMSNQDVINAVEQDYRLPPPMDCPTALHQLMLDCWVKERNLRPKFAQIVNTLDKLIRNAASLKVVSSTHSGDLLRIGVTLAGHQKKILGSIQDMRLQMNQTLPVQV; from the exons aaacactAATGGACACCAAGTGGGCGACATCAGAGCTGGCCTGGACTGCACATCCAGAGACTGGA TGGGAAGAGGTGAGCGGCTATGATGAGGCCATGAACCCAATACGGACCTACCAGGTGTGCAACGTGCGCGAGCTGAACCAGAACAACTGGCTGCGCAGTGACTACATTCTGCGCAAGGACGTGCTGCGCGTCTACGTAGAGATGAAGTTCACCGTCCGTGACTGTAACAGCATCCCCAACATTCCGGGCTCCTGCAAGGAGACCTTCAACCTCTTCTACTACGAGTCTGACACGGACTCTGCCACTGCCAACAGTCCCTTTTGGATGGAGAATCCCTACATCAAAGTGGACACCATCGCACCGGACGAGAGTTTTTCCAAGCTGGAGTCGGGGCGTGTCAACACCAAGGTGCGCAGTTTCGGGCCCCTGTCCCGGAATGGATTTTACCTAGCCTTCCAAGACCTGGGCGCCTGCATGTCACTAATCTCTGTGCGCGTCTTCTACAAGAAGTGCTCCATGACTATTGCCAACTTCGCCGTGTTTCCTGAAACGGCCACGGGCGCTGAGGCCACCTCACTGGTCATTGCTCCAGGGACCTGCGTGCCCAATGCGCTGGAGGTGTCCGTCCCCCTGAAGTTGTACTGCAATGGTGATGGGGAATGGATGGTTCCAGTGGGATCCTGCACCTGTGCAGCTGGTTTTGAGCCTGCCATGAAGGACACACAGTGCCAGG CCTGTGGTCCTGGAACCTTTAAGTCCCGCCAGGGAGAGGGACTCTGTTCTCCCTGTCCCCCCAACAGCCGTACCAGCTCCGGCGCCTCCACCGTGTGCTCCTGCCGCAATGGCTACTACCGTGCAGACAGCGACACGCCTGATGCAGCCTGCAGCA CCGTGCCTTCTGCCCCTCGCAATGTGATCTCCAACGTGAATGAGACTTCTCTAGTCCTGGAGTGGAGCGAGCCGCGGGACTCTGGTGGCCGCGACGACCTCTTCTACAACGTCATCTGCAAGAAGTGCCAGGCGGACCGGGGCATGTGCTCCCGCTGCGACGACAACGTGGACATCTCGCCGCGCCACCTAGGGCTGATGGAGCGCCGGGTCGCCGTGCGCAACCTGCAGGCCCACACACAGTACAGCTTCGAGATCCAGGCTGTCAATGGCGTCTCCAGCAAAAGTCCCTACTCCCCGCAGTATGCCATCGTCAACATCACCACCAACCAGGCTG CCCCATCTGCTGTGCCTACGGTTCACCTGATGGGGGCGACGGCGAGCACCATGAGCCTGTCCTGGCTGCCCCCTGAGAGACCCAACGGCATCATCCTGGACTACGAGATCAAATACCATGAGAAG GGCCAGGGCGGGGCGATCGCTCACACAATGACGGCTCAGCGCAGCAGCGCGCGGGTCGAGGGGCTGAAGCCGGGGACCCCCTATGTGGTGCAGGTGCGAGCACGGACCGTGGCGGGGTACGGCCGCTACAGCAGCCCGGCGGATTTCAGCACCAACCTGCAGA ACGACCCTGAGAAGTCCCTGCAGGAGCAGCTGCCTTTGATTGTGGGCTCAGCCACAGCCGGCCTCGTCTTCATCATCGCTGTAGTGGTCATTGCTATAGTCTGCCTGAG GAAACAGCGGAATGGATCAGAATCAGAATACACAGAGAAGCTGCAGCAGTACA TCACCCCAGGGATGAAGGTCTATATTGACCCTTTCACCTATGAGGACCCCAATGAGGCTGTCCGTGAATTTGCCAAAGAAATTGACATCTCCTGTGTGAAGATTGAGGAGGTCATCGGGGCAG gcGAGTTTGGGGAGGTGTGTCGTGGGCGCCTAAAACTGCCTGGCAGGCGGGAGATCATCGTGGCCATCAAGACTTTGAAGGCGGGGTACACAGAAAGGCAGAGGCGGGATTTCCTGAGTGAAGCAAGCATCATGGGCCAGTTTGACCACCCCAACATTATCCGCTTGGAGGGTGTAGTAACTAAGAGCCGACCAGTTATGATCGTCACAGAGTTCATGGAGAATGGAGCACTGGACTCCTTCCTGAGG CTCAATGATGGTCAGTTCACAGTGATCCAGCTGGTTGGGATGCTCCGAGGAATTGCAGCGGGGATGAAGTACCTCTCAGACATGAACTATGTTCATCGTGACCTCGCTGCCCGCAACATCCTGGTCAACAGCAACCTGGTCTGCAAAGTGTCAGACTTTGGGCTGTCCCGCTTCCTGGAGGATGATCCCACAGACCCCACCTATACCAGTTCACTG GGAGGAAAGATCCCTATCCGCTGGACAGCTCCAGAGGCCATTGCATACAGGAAGTTCACTTCTGCCAGTGATGTGTGGAGCTATGGGATTGTGATGTGGGAGGTGATGTCATACGGAGAGCGGCCATACTGGGACATGAGCAACCAGGAT GTGATCAATGCAGTGGAACAGGATTACAGACTCCCTCCGCCCATGGACTGCCCCACTGCTCTGCACCAACTGATGTTGGACTGTTGGGTGAAGGAACGCAACCTGCGGCCCAAGTTTGCCCAGATTGTCAATACACTCGACAAACTCATCCGCAACGCTGCCAGCCTGAAAGTTGTGTCTAGCACGCACTCAGG GGACCTGCTACGGATAGGGGTGACGCTAGCAGGACACCAGAAGAAGATTTTGGGGAGCATTCAGGATATGCGTCTACAGATGAACCAAACGCTGCCTGTCCAGGTCTGA
- the LOC102686486 gene encoding ephrin type-B receptor 3 isoform X1, translated as MDYWVFLCSLLLPVASAVEETLMDTKWATSELAWTAHPETGWEEVSGYDEAMNPIRTYQVCNVRELNQNNWLRSDYILRKDVLRVYVEMKFTVRDCNSIPNIPGSCKETFNLFYYESDTDSATANSPFWMENPYIKVDTIAPDESFSKLESGRVNTKVRSFGPLSRNGFYLAFQDLGACMSLISVRVFYKKCSMTIANFAVFPETATGAEATSLVIAPGTCVPNALEVSVPLKLYCNGDGEWMVPVGSCTCAAGFEPAMKDTQCQACGPGTFKSRQGEGLCSPCPPNSRTSSGASTVCSCRNGYYRADSDTPDAACSTVPSAPRNVISNVNETSLVLEWSEPRDSGGRDDLFYNVICKKCQADRGMCSRCDDNVDISPRHLGLMERRVAVRNLQAHTQYSFEIQAVNGVSSKSPYSPQYAIVNITTNQAAPSAVPTVHLMGATASTMSLSWLPPERPNGIILDYEIKYHEKGQGGAIAHTMTAQRSSARVEGLKPGTPYVVQVRARTVAGYGRYSSPADFSTNLQNDPEKSLQEQLPLIVGSATAGLVFIIAVVVIAIVCLRKQRNGSESEYTEKLQQYITPGMKVYIDPFTYEDPNEAVREFAKEIDISCVKIEEVIGAGEFGEVCRGRLKLPGRREIIVAIKTLKAGYTERQRRDFLSEASIMGQFDHPNIIRLEGVVTKSRPVMIVTEFMENGALDSFLRLNDGQFTVIQLVGMLRGIAAGMKYLSDMNYVHRDLAARNILVNSNLVCKVSDFGLSRFLEDDPTDPTYTSSLGGKIPIRWTAPEAIAYRKFTSASDVWSYGIVMWEVMSYGERPYWDMSNQDVINAVEQDYRLPPPMDCPTALHQLMLDCWVKERNLRPKFAQIVNTLDKLIRNAASLKVVSSTHSGASQPLLDRCVPDYTTFTTVGDWLDAIKMNRYRDNFVNAGFSSFDLVAQMTAEDLLRIGVTLAGHQKKILGSIQDMRLQMNQTLPVQV; from the exons aaacactAATGGACACCAAGTGGGCGACATCAGAGCTGGCCTGGACTGCACATCCAGAGACTGGA TGGGAAGAGGTGAGCGGCTATGATGAGGCCATGAACCCAATACGGACCTACCAGGTGTGCAACGTGCGCGAGCTGAACCAGAACAACTGGCTGCGCAGTGACTACATTCTGCGCAAGGACGTGCTGCGCGTCTACGTAGAGATGAAGTTCACCGTCCGTGACTGTAACAGCATCCCCAACATTCCGGGCTCCTGCAAGGAGACCTTCAACCTCTTCTACTACGAGTCTGACACGGACTCTGCCACTGCCAACAGTCCCTTTTGGATGGAGAATCCCTACATCAAAGTGGACACCATCGCACCGGACGAGAGTTTTTCCAAGCTGGAGTCGGGGCGTGTCAACACCAAGGTGCGCAGTTTCGGGCCCCTGTCCCGGAATGGATTTTACCTAGCCTTCCAAGACCTGGGCGCCTGCATGTCACTAATCTCTGTGCGCGTCTTCTACAAGAAGTGCTCCATGACTATTGCCAACTTCGCCGTGTTTCCTGAAACGGCCACGGGCGCTGAGGCCACCTCACTGGTCATTGCTCCAGGGACCTGCGTGCCCAATGCGCTGGAGGTGTCCGTCCCCCTGAAGTTGTACTGCAATGGTGATGGGGAATGGATGGTTCCAGTGGGATCCTGCACCTGTGCAGCTGGTTTTGAGCCTGCCATGAAGGACACACAGTGCCAGG CCTGTGGTCCTGGAACCTTTAAGTCCCGCCAGGGAGAGGGACTCTGTTCTCCCTGTCCCCCCAACAGCCGTACCAGCTCCGGCGCCTCCACCGTGTGCTCCTGCCGCAATGGCTACTACCGTGCAGACAGCGACACGCCTGATGCAGCCTGCAGCA CCGTGCCTTCTGCCCCTCGCAATGTGATCTCCAACGTGAATGAGACTTCTCTAGTCCTGGAGTGGAGCGAGCCGCGGGACTCTGGTGGCCGCGACGACCTCTTCTACAACGTCATCTGCAAGAAGTGCCAGGCGGACCGGGGCATGTGCTCCCGCTGCGACGACAACGTGGACATCTCGCCGCGCCACCTAGGGCTGATGGAGCGCCGGGTCGCCGTGCGCAACCTGCAGGCCCACACACAGTACAGCTTCGAGATCCAGGCTGTCAATGGCGTCTCCAGCAAAAGTCCCTACTCCCCGCAGTATGCCATCGTCAACATCACCACCAACCAGGCTG CCCCATCTGCTGTGCCTACGGTTCACCTGATGGGGGCGACGGCGAGCACCATGAGCCTGTCCTGGCTGCCCCCTGAGAGACCCAACGGCATCATCCTGGACTACGAGATCAAATACCATGAGAAG GGCCAGGGCGGGGCGATCGCTCACACAATGACGGCTCAGCGCAGCAGCGCGCGGGTCGAGGGGCTGAAGCCGGGGACCCCCTATGTGGTGCAGGTGCGAGCACGGACCGTGGCGGGGTACGGCCGCTACAGCAGCCCGGCGGATTTCAGCACCAACCTGCAGA ACGACCCTGAGAAGTCCCTGCAGGAGCAGCTGCCTTTGATTGTGGGCTCAGCCACAGCCGGCCTCGTCTTCATCATCGCTGTAGTGGTCATTGCTATAGTCTGCCTGAG GAAACAGCGGAATGGATCAGAATCAGAATACACAGAGAAGCTGCAGCAGTACA TCACCCCAGGGATGAAGGTCTATATTGACCCTTTCACCTATGAGGACCCCAATGAGGCTGTCCGTGAATTTGCCAAAGAAATTGACATCTCCTGTGTGAAGATTGAGGAGGTCATCGGGGCAG gcGAGTTTGGGGAGGTGTGTCGTGGGCGCCTAAAACTGCCTGGCAGGCGGGAGATCATCGTGGCCATCAAGACTTTGAAGGCGGGGTACACAGAAAGGCAGAGGCGGGATTTCCTGAGTGAAGCAAGCATCATGGGCCAGTTTGACCACCCCAACATTATCCGCTTGGAGGGTGTAGTAACTAAGAGCCGACCAGTTATGATCGTCACAGAGTTCATGGAGAATGGAGCACTGGACTCCTTCCTGAGG CTCAATGATGGTCAGTTCACAGTGATCCAGCTGGTTGGGATGCTCCGAGGAATTGCAGCGGGGATGAAGTACCTCTCAGACATGAACTATGTTCATCGTGACCTCGCTGCCCGCAACATCCTGGTCAACAGCAACCTGGTCTGCAAAGTGTCAGACTTTGGGCTGTCCCGCTTCCTGGAGGATGATCCCACAGACCCCACCTATACCAGTTCACTG GGAGGAAAGATCCCTATCCGCTGGACAGCTCCAGAGGCCATTGCATACAGGAAGTTCACTTCTGCCAGTGATGTGTGGAGCTATGGGATTGTGATGTGGGAGGTGATGTCATACGGAGAGCGGCCATACTGGGACATGAGCAACCAGGAT GTGATCAATGCAGTGGAACAGGATTACAGACTCCCTCCGCCCATGGACTGCCCCACTGCTCTGCACCAACTGATGTTGGACTGTTGGGTGAAGGAACGCAACCTGCGGCCCAAGTTTGCCCAGATTGTCAATACACTCGACAAACTCATCCGCAACGCTGCCAGCCTGAAAGTTGTGTCTAGCACGCACTCAGG GGCATCCCAGCCCCTCCTGGACCGCTGCGTCCCTGACTACACCACTTTCACCACTGTGGGGGACTGGCTGGATGCCATCAAGATGAACCGCTACAGAGATAACTTCGTCAACGCAGGCTTCTCTTCCTTTGACCTGGTTGCACAGATGACTGCAGA GGACCTGCTACGGATAGGGGTGACGCTAGCAGGACACCAGAAGAAGATTTTGGGGAGCATTCAGGATATGCGTCTACAGATGAACCAAACGCTGCCTGTCCAGGTCTGA